A region of the Pseudoprevotella muciniphila genome:
GGAAAAAGACATCGACTGCGCAGCAGAAGCCCTGCAATTTGCCAAGCACAAACGCATTCACACCGGTATAGGCACGAGCGACTCACACATCAAATACAAGTTCAACTCCACACGCGAGGAAATCATAGAGCGCGCCGTGGCGGCCGTGAAGTATGCCAAGCGCTACGTGGAGGACGTGGAGTTCTATGCCGAAGATGCGGGCCGCACTGACAACGAATACCTTGCCAGAGTGGTGGAAGCCGTCATCAAGGCGGGTGCCACAGTGGTGAATATCCCCGACACGACGGGCTACTGCCTGCCGCGCGAATACGGTGAGAAGATAAAATACCTCATGGAACACGTGGACGGTGTACATAACGCGATACTCTCCACCCACTGCCACAACGACCTCGGCATGGCAACTGCCTGTACACTCGAAGGGGTACTCAACGGCGCACGCCAGGTGGAAGTAACCATCAACGGCATCGGTGAGCGTGCCGGCAATACGAGCGAGGAAGAAATCGCAATGATACTGAAGTGCCACCACGACCTCGGCATCGAGACAAACATCAACACACGCCGCATAGCAGCCACCAGCCGCATGATAAGCAGTCTGATGAACATGCCCGTGCAGCCCAATAAGGCGATAGTGGGCCGCAACGCCTTTGCACACAGTTCGGGCATACACCAGGACGGTGTGTTGAAGAACGTGGAGACCTACGAAATCATCGACCCCAAGGACATCGGCATCGACGACAACTCCATCATTCTCACCGCACGTTCGGGTCATGCAGCACTGAAGCATCGCCTCGAAGTACTCGGCATAGAACTCGAAGGCGAAAAACTTGACAAAATCTACGAAGAGTTCCTGCGCCTCGCCGACAAGAAGAAGGAAGTTACCGACGACGACATCCTTATGCTTGCCGGAGCCGACCGCGCCGCCAGCAACGCCATAAAGATAGATCAACTTCAGGTAACCAGCGGCACGAGCATGCACCCTATGGCAGCCCTCACGCTCAACATCGCCGGCGAGAAATTCTCTGCCGCAGCAGTGGGCAACGGTCCTGTGGATGCAGCCATCAAGGCACTAAAGACCATCATCCGCCGCGAGATGACACTCAAGGAATTCACCATACAGGCCATCAACCGCGGCTCGGACGACGTGGGAAAGGTACACATGCAGGTGGAATACAACGGCCACAATTACTACGGCTTCGGAGCAAACACCGACATCGTCGCAGCGAGCGTGGAAGCCTACATCGACTGTATCAACAAATTCAAGGACTAATCAGCGGTCTTCAGCATGAAAACCTCCGTTACACAACTCTATCCCGTTTGGCTGCTCATACTGGCAGGCATAAACCTTCTCTCGCTGCTTCTGTCCGTGTTTTTTCTTTTCGGAGGTTTTGGCAACGGGTTTTGGTCGTACCTGCTGTGGCAACTCGCATGGATTGCGCCAATATGTTGCTTCTTCGGCAGCCTGAAGTCGCACGACATGGGAAAGACATGGCTCGCTGTAATAGTAGCACTCGCTGGTATAGCCATCATGTGCTTCGGCACCATGACCATCTTTTCAAAATAAAACAACTGTTGCACTCAGAACGACGGGTGCAATTTGAAAACAGACAGAACAATGAACACACTTTTCGACAAAATCTGGGACCAGCACGTTGTACAAATCGTTGACGACGGCCCCACACAGTTATACATCGACCGCCTCTATTGCCACGAAGTAACATCGCCACAGGCTTTTGAGGGCATGCGCAGCCGCGGACTGAAACCTTTCCGCCCGAAGCAAATCTTCTGCATGCCCGACCATAACACACCCACCCACGATCAGGACAAACCCATCGAAGACCCCGTGAGCCGCAAGCAAGTGGACACCCTCGCACGAAATGCAGAGGAATTTGGACTGACCCATTTCGGCATGCTCCACGAAAACAACGGCATCATCCATGTCGTAGGTCCCGAACAAGGTCTGTCGCTGCCGGGTATGACCATCGTCTGCGGCGACTCACACACGTCCACACACGGTGCTATGGGCGCCGTTGCTTTCGGTATCGGCACGTCAGAAGTGGAAATGGTCATGGCATCGCAGTGTATCCTGCAAGCCAAGCCGAAATCGATGCGCATCACGGTCAACGGCACACTCGGCAAAGGCGTAACCGCCAAAGACCTCGCACTCTACATCATGAGCCGCATCACCACAAGCGGCGCCACGGGCTACTTCGTGGAGTATGCGGGAGAGGCTGTGCGCAACCTGTCCATGGAAGGTCGCCTCACACTCTGCAACCTCTCCATCGAGATGGGAGCACGCGGCGGTTTCATAGCACCCGACGAAAAGACCTTCGAATACATCAAAGGACGTCCCTATGCGCCAAAAGGCGAAGAATGGGACAAGGCACTCGCCTACTGGCGTACACTCCGCAGCGACGACGATGCCGTGTTCGACAAGGAAGTGCTATTCGACGCTGCCGACATCGAGCCAATGATCACATACGGCACCAACCCGGGCATGGGCATCGGCATCTCTGCCACCATTCCCGAACCGCAAAACCAGAGCGATGAGAAAGCACTGCAATACATGGGTTTCAAGGCCGGCGAGAAGATGACCGGCAAGAAAGTGGACTACGTATTCCTCGGTGCCTGCACCAACGGCAGGATAGAAGACTTCCGCGCCTTCGCCGGCATAGCACGCGGCAGGCAGAAAGCAGAGGGCGTCGTGGCATGGCTCGTGCCGGGGTCGTGGAAGGTGTATGAACAAATCTGCAACGAAGGACTCGACAAGGTGCTCGAAGAAGCCGGATTTGAGATACGCCAACCCGGATGTTCGGCATGTCTCGCCATGAACGACGACAAAATACCCGCCGGAAAACTGAGCGTATCTACAAGCAACCGCAATTTTGAAGGCCGCCAAGGACCTGGAGCACGCACCTGCCTCGCCAGTCCGCTGATGGCTGCTGCAGCTGCTGTAACAGGTGTTATCACCGACCCACGCGAGCTACTCTAAAAAGTACAGAATACACCGAGACAATCAAAAACCAAGATACCCATCCGATGGGCATCCTCTAAAACCAAAAAACATGATTATCCGAAAACTGACATTCTTAGTTGTTTCGACTATCTTCGTTTTGACAGCCTGTGCAGGAAATGGAAGAAAAATCAAGTGGGAAAACGTGGACAGCATGACCTACCACTTTGAGGGAATTCATTTTCAGCCAGAAATGCAACGCAACTATAGCATTACGCTTACTCCTAAAAAAGTGTCTGTAACCATAGATAGTTACGGTTCTTTGGTAATGAGAGAAGAATTTGAGAACACACCTGAAAAGTTCCAACAAGCCATCAACGTTCTCAAAGCCAATGGTCTCAAGCCAAACAAAATCAAAGAGTCCGACCCCTACCAAGAGCAAGGGTGCCATCATCTTATGGTCTATTCTGCAGATCAAGTTGTTTTCAAAGGCTATTGCTTCGATGGTTATTCCACTTTCTCTTACAAGGAAGATCCCATCAAAGCGACGAGTGTTTTCCTTAATGCCGTACCTAAAAAGATTGACTCTATGGTAGAAGAATCACGTAAACCAAAAGAAAAGCCTATCAAAAAATGCAATATCAACTGGGACGAGGTGGACTGCGCTGAATACAAGCACTCCACTGGAACTATAGCCCCAGAGTATTACCGTTCATATTTGATTTCCATAACGCCCGATAGCATGGTGCTTACCGTGTACGACTACAGCGAGAAACTCCTCAGACACGCACATCCCAACACACCTGAAGCCTTCAAGGCCTTCTTGGAGAAGTGTAAGGAACAAGGCTACTATTCCACTGAAGAACAAGATTTCAGAACTGGTGGCAGTTACGAGATGGTGGGCTTCTACAAAGGAAATAAGGCACTTTTCAAGAGAGACACGGAATACGGATTGAGCACAAAGAAAGGCGGTATAGGACAAGCATTTTTGGCTGTATTCCCCGAAAGTGTGCATGATGCGATAGAAAGCACAATGAAGCACAGATAACAAGGACACTCAAAGCAAAAAAACTATGCGACGCATTCTGCTTATACTCTCGGTATTCGTTCTCACGCTCGTTTCAGCCAACAGCATCCATGCAGAGTCCATCCCATGGGACAAACTGACCAAACTCTGCTACTACTTTGGTGATGCTTCCAAGCCAGCCGATGAGAAGCGCGACTACAGCATCATCATCGATGAGAAAAACGTATGGCTCTCTGTACGCTGCGAAGACAAAATCCTTATAGAACGCAGATACGACAACACGCCCGAAGCGTTCCACAAGACAATCAAGGCGCTCCGCAGTCAAGGAATAAAAAAGACCGAAGAAGGTGGCACACGCAAGAGAGGATGCTCAAGTGAGCAAATCACGCTCTATGCAGGCGACAAGTGCGTATTCAGTGCATACCGCGAAGGCGAATACGGCAATCTCTACCTCAAACATGGTGAACCAAACGATGCTTTCGAGGCGGCAGTGCCTGAAAATGTGCACAACATTATTCTGGAAACGTTTTACTATCAGGATAAGAAGTAATAAAAAGTAAGCTTCCACCTAACCTAACAAACAAAGATCTGAACGACATTATGAAACAAAAATTCGATATCATCCGAAGTACGTGTGTGCCCCTGCCTTTAGAAAATGTGGACACAGACCAAATCATCCCGGCACGCTTTCTCAAAGCCACCGACCGCAAAGGCTTCGGCGAGAATCTCTTCCGCGACTGGCGATACAATCCCGACGGTACAAAGAAAGATTTTGTCCTGAACGACCCCACCTACAGCGGTTGCATACTCGTGGCAGGCAAGAACTTCGGCTGCGGATCGAGCCGTGAACATGCTGCATGGGCGATAGCCGACTATGGCTTCCGCGTGGTGGTGTCCAGTTTCTTCGCCGATATCCACAAGCAAAACGAACTTAACAACTTCGTGCTGCCTGTAGTTGTCAGCGAAGCGTTCCTGGCACAACTCCTGGCAGACATCCAAACCAACCCAAAGACAGAAGTTACCGTTGACCTGCCCAACCAGACAATCACTAATGAAGCGACAGGCGAGAGCGAGCACTTCGACATCAACGGCTACAAGAAGTACTGCCTGATGAATGCCCTTGATGACATCGATTTCCTTTTGAAGAACAAGGAGAAAATCGAGGCATACGAAAACAAATGAACCACCGAATCCAATAAAGACATGGCAAAGCCTGCTCCTACACAGCGCATAGAAATCATGGACACCACGCTCCGCGATGGTGAACAGACGGGCGGTGTGTCGTTCATGCCGCACGAGAAACTGCAAATAGCCAAGGCACTTCTTCGTGATGTCTGCGTAGACCGCATTGAAGTGGCAAGTGCGCGTGTGTCCGAAGGAGAGAAGAAGGCAGTGACGAGCATCTGCGGATGGGCGAGTGCACGCGGTTTTATCAACCGTGTGGAAGTGCTTGGTTTCGTGGACCACCACGTTTCGATAGAATGGATTATAAGTTGCGGTGGAAAAGTCATCAACCTGCTTTGCAAAGGTTCACAAAAGCATTGCGAACAGCAACTGCGAAAAACACCGGAAGAGCACATCCGCAACATCATTGAAGAAGTGGAGTATGCCTATGCGCGTGGACTGGTAACAAACGTATATCTTGAAGACTGGTCGAATGGCATGAAGGACTCGCCCGAGTATGTTTTTGCCCTTGTGGAAGCACTGCGACA
Encoded here:
- the leuD gene encoding 3-isopropylmalate dehydratase small subunit, whose protein sequence is MKQKFDIIRSTCVPLPLENVDTDQIIPARFLKATDRKGFGENLFRDWRYNPDGTKKDFVLNDPTYSGCILVAGKNFGCGSSREHAAWAIADYGFRVVVSSFFADIHKQNELNNFVLPVVVSEAFLAQLLADIQTNPKTEVTVDLPNQTITNEATGESEHFDINGYKKYCLMNALDDIDFLLKNKEKIEAYENK
- a CDS encoding 2-isopropylmalate synthase produces the protein MSDRLYIFDTTLRDGEQVPGCQLNTVEKIQVAKQLEKLGVDVIEAGFPISSPGDFNSVIEISKAVTWPTICALTRAVEKDIDCAAEALQFAKHKRIHTGIGTSDSHIKYKFNSTREEIIERAVAAVKYAKRYVEDVEFYAEDAGRTDNEYLARVVEAVIKAGATVVNIPDTTGYCLPREYGEKIKYLMEHVDGVHNAILSTHCHNDLGMATACTLEGVLNGARQVEVTINGIGERAGNTSEEEIAMILKCHHDLGIETNINTRRIAATSRMISSLMNMPVQPNKAIVGRNAFAHSSGIHQDGVLKNVETYEIIDPKDIGIDDNSIILTARSGHAALKHRLEVLGIELEGEKLDKIYEEFLRLADKKKEVTDDDILMLAGADRAASNAIKIDQLQVTSGTSMHPMAALTLNIAGEKFSAAAVGNGPVDAAIKALKTIIRREMTLKEFTIQAINRGSDDVGKVHMQVEYNGHNYYGFGANTDIVAASVEAYIDCINKFKD
- the leuC gene encoding 3-isopropylmalate dehydratase large subunit translates to MNTLFDKIWDQHVVQIVDDGPTQLYIDRLYCHEVTSPQAFEGMRSRGLKPFRPKQIFCMPDHNTPTHDQDKPIEDPVSRKQVDTLARNAEEFGLTHFGMLHENNGIIHVVGPEQGLSLPGMTIVCGDSHTSTHGAMGAVAFGIGTSEVEMVMASQCILQAKPKSMRITVNGTLGKGVTAKDLALYIMSRITTSGATGYFVEYAGEAVRNLSMEGRLTLCNLSIEMGARGGFIAPDEKTFEYIKGRPYAPKGEEWDKALAYWRTLRSDDDAVFDKEVLFDAADIEPMITYGTNPGMGIGISATIPEPQNQSDEKALQYMGFKAGEKMTGKKVDYVFLGACTNGRIEDFRAFAGIARGRQKAEGVVAWLVPGSWKVYEQICNEGLDKVLEEAGFEIRQPGCSACLAMNDDKIPAGKLSVSTSNRNFEGRQGPGARTCLASPLMAAAAAVTGVITDPRELL